In Musa acuminata AAA Group cultivar baxijiao chromosome BXJ2-3, Cavendish_Baxijiao_AAA, whole genome shotgun sequence, the following proteins share a genomic window:
- the LOC103978841 gene encoding BURP domain-containing protein 12-like translates to MATATAALFYFILPLVLPFSARHHVAASEASASESAPNPFTARAAVIRYWNRKVPMSRPQPAFLLAKLSPLSAVDSATFSSLAAADPSALSTRLPALCAAARLLCSPAQANTYSAAARKDDSSAFASYQNSNFSDYGTGASGGRSAFKHYSDDLNVPVDTFRRYSRDSTGHNDSFASYAPDGNVVTANFTSYGSSATGGAGDFASYDHESNVPDLKFTNYDADATGRRRSFSSYSDDTNAGDQSFAGYGKDGDRVPTSFTSYANNSNVIGSSFAGYGEGAKGANDSFASYGFNGNVPENNFRSYGAGGNSGSERFSSYRDQSNVGDDSFASYAKGGGAATADFVNYGDSFNPGSDSFKGYGEGSAKHRVTFKSYAGDNTSFQGYAKSDVDFKSYRNSSVDPSSSSARAAATATASLLSLRRAAGKPSNRWLVEPGKFFREHDLRRGSVMPMPDIRDKMPPRSFLPRSIAGRIPFSPAEVRRIFGIPADTALGKAVGDTVAECERAPSRGETKRCATSAEDVIDFAVSVLGSDVVVRSTATTAGSNADVLIGRVSGANGGKVTRSVSCHQSLFPYLVYYCHSVPKVRVYEADILAVHSKQKINHGVAICHLDTSAWSPTHGAFVALGSAPGKIEVCHWIFEGDMTWTVAD, encoded by the coding sequence ATGGCCACCGCCACGGCAGCTCTATTCTACTTCATCTTGCCGCTGGTCTTGCCGTTCTCTGCTCGGCACCACGTGGCGGCCTCTGAAGCCTCCGCCAGCGAGAGCGCCCCAAACCCCTTCACGGCCAGGGCGGCCGTGATCCGGTACTGGAACCGCAAGGTGCCCATGAGCCGGCCACAGCCAGCCTTCCTCCTCGCCAAGCTTTCCCCGCTCTCTGCCGTTGACTCCGCCACCTTCTCGTCCCTCGCCGCTGCTGACCCTTCCGCACTTTCCACGCGCCTCCCCGCACTCTGCGCCGCCGCTCGGCTCCTCTGCTCCCCCGCCCAAGCCAACACCTACTCTGCCGCCGCCCGCAAGGACGACTCCTCCGCCTTCGCCTCCTACCAGAACTCCAACTTCTCCGACTACGGTACCGGCGCCTCCGGCGGGCGCAGCGCCTTCAAGCACTACTCCGACGACCTCAACGTTCCCGTCGACACCTTCCGACGCTACAGCCGCGACTCCACCGGCCACAACGACTCCTTCGCCTCCTACGCCCCCGATGGGAACGTCGTCACCGCAAACTTCACCAGCTACGGCTCCTCCGCCACCGGCGGCGCCGGCGACTTCGCCTCCTACGACCATGAGTCCAACGTGCCTGACCTCAAGTTCACCAACTACGACGCGGACGCCACCGGTCGCCGTCGGTCATTCTCCAGCTACTCCGACGACACCAACGCCGGGGACCAGTCCTTCGCCGGATACGGCAAGGACGGCGACCGCGTGCCCACCTCCTTCACCAGCTACGCCAACAACTCCAACGTCATCGGCTCCTCCTTCGCCGGCTACGGCGAGGGTGCCAAAGGCGCCAACGACTCCTTCGCGTCCTATGGGTTCAACGGCAACGTGCCTGAGAACAACTTCCGGTCCTACGGCGCCGGCGGCAACTCTGGGTCGGAGCGGTTCAGCAGCTACCGCGACCAGTCGAACGTGGGCGACGACAGCTTCGCCTCGTACGCCAAGGGAGGCGGCGCCGCTACCGCCGACTTCGTCAACTACGGCGACTCCTTCAACCCGGGCAGCGACTCCTTCAAGGGCTACGGGGAGGGCTCGGCCAAGCACAGGGTCACGTTCAAGAGCTATGCCGGCGACAACACCTCCTTCCAGGGCTACGCCAAATCCGACGTCGACTTCAAGTCCTACCGCAACTCCTCCGTCGACCCCTCGTCCTCCTCCGCgcgcgccgccgccaccgccaccgcctccCTCCTCTCCCTTCGGCGGGCGGCCGGGAAGCCATCCAACCGGTGGCTGGTGGAGCCGGGCAAGTTCTTCCGCGAGCACGACCTGCGGCGGGGAAGCGTGATGCCGATGCCGGACATCCGGGACAAGATGCCGCCGCGGTCCTTCCTCCCGCGGTCGATCGCGGGGCGGATCCCGTTCTCCCCCGCCGAGGTGCGACGGATCTTCGGGATCCCGGCGGACACGGCGCTGGGGAAGGCGGTGGGCGACACGGTGGCGGAGTGCGAGCGCGCGCCCAGCCGCGGCGAGACGAAACGGTGCGCCACCTCGGCGGAGGACGTGATCGACTTCGCGGTGTCGGTGCTGGGGAGCGACGTGGTGGTGCGGAGCACGGCCACCACGGCGGGCTCCAACGCCGACGTCCTCATCGGGCGAGTGAGCGGTGCGAACGGCGGTAAGGTCACCCGCTCCGTGTCCTGCCACCAGAGCCTCTTCCCCTACCTCGTGTACTACTGCCACTCGGTACCCAAGGTGCGGGTGTACGAGGCAGACATCCTAGCCGTCCACTCCAAGCAGAAGATCAACCACGGCGTCGCCATCTGTCACCTCGACACGTCGGCGTGGAGCCCCACCCACGGTGCCTTCGTGGCGCTGGGCTCCGCGCCAGGGAAGATCGAGGTCTGCCATTGGATCTTCGAGGGGGACATGACGTGGACGGTCGCCGATTGA